The following coding sequences are from one Sulfurihydrogenibium sp. window:
- a CDS encoding transposase, giving the protein MDTVESKIDSTLKNLGLNYFKTRELPLDVFVLYIDAYHCDIKEKNKIRKASVYVVLGIDLQGNKDVFGFYTFFSNENKADWIKVFNDFDR; this is encoded by the coding sequence AAAGCAAGATAGATTCTACATTAAAAAATTTAGGTTTAAACTACTTTAAAACAAGAGAGCTTCCATTGGATGTGTTTGTACTGTATATAGATGCATATCACTGTGATATAAAAGAGAAAAACAAAATCAGAAAAGCTTCTGTTTACGTAGTTCTTGGAATAGATTTACAGGGAAATAAAGATGTATTTGGATTTTACACATTTTTCAGCAATGAAAACAAAGCAGATTGGATAAAAGTATTCAATGATTTTGATAGATAG
- the thiE gene encoding thiamine phosphate synthase: protein MLKGLYVITDEKLTPYDKIFDMVEQALKGGAKLVQLRDKNNTDDFLLPIAKDLKNLCHKYGALFIVNDRLELTLKSGADGIHVGEEDVDISEIRGVLKDKIVGVSCYGDVERAILMERLSATYVAFGSFYPSPTKPKSKVIDKSVITEAKRFLKIPVCVIGGITVERAKELVKLGADLVAVISDIWTAENIKERASEYVELFRGEKII, encoded by the coding sequence ATGCTAAAGGGTTTATATGTAATCACAGATGAAAAATTAACTCCATACGATAAAATTTTTGACATGGTAGAACAAGCTCTAAAAGGCGGTGCTAAATTAGTTCAGTTGAGAGATAAAAATAATACTGATGACTTTTTATTACCAATAGCTAAGGATTTGAAAAATCTCTGCCATAAATATGGTGCCTTATTCATAGTTAATGACAGGCTTGAATTGACTTTAAAGTCTGGCGCTGACGGAATTCATGTTGGAGAAGAAGATGTGGATATATCAGAAATTAGAGGAGTTTTAAAAGATAAAATCGTTGGTGTATCTTGTTATGGAGATGTTGAAAGGGCGATATTGATGGAGCGCTTATCTGCTACTTATGTTGCTTTTGGAAGTTTTTACCCTTCTCCAACAAAGCCTAAATCTAAAGTCATTGATAAATCTGTAATAACAGAAGCTAAAAGATTTTTAAAAATACCTGTTTGCGTAATAGGTGGTATCACTGTCGAAAGAGCTAAAGAACTTGTTAAGCTTGGTGCTGATTTAGTAGCTGTAATAAGTGATATATGGACTGCTGAAAACATAAAAGAGAGAGCAAGTGAATATGTAGAGTTATTTAGAGGTGAAAAGATAATATAA
- a CDS encoding trypsin-like peptidase domain-containing protein, whose amino-acid sequence MDNSDRFNLEKINKLLLFYILLYLIIQSCESKKEKDAVKLIQDRIENVISQTTPSVVTIFTKQNKENSLLLKDIDDESVGSGFVFKKTSNYLYIATNAHVIEKKGNVFVRFYNDRVFKAEVVGVDTKTDIAVLKVKLNNFNRDIKSLKFEYIENVKPGMFVLVAGSPYNLGHTYTFGIISAMNREVGISSIESFIQTDASINPGDSGGPLLNLDGRVVGMSIATVQTGQGIGFAIPVDILQDTVNQLIKYGKVKRGWIGIVVTDVSEEIKERMNIDGGALVLKIEKNSPASGTGLVVGDIITKINGNPIKNSKEFRLFLNKVKPGDMIELEIINSKGKRTITVIPIEKD is encoded by the coding sequence ATGGATAATAGCGACCGTTTTAATCTCGAAAAAATAAACAAATTACTTTTATTTTACATTCTTTTATATCTAATTATTCAATCTTGTGAATCAAAAAAAGAAAAAGATGCTGTTAAACTAATTCAAGACAGGATTGAAAATGTAATTTCGCAAACTACTCCATCTGTGGTAACTATTTTCACAAAACAGAATAAAGAAAATTCTTTATTGCTTAAAGATATAGATGACGAATCTGTTGGTTCTGGATTCGTTTTTAAAAAAACATCTAATTATCTCTATATAGCCACAAATGCACATGTGATTGAGAAAAAAGGAAATGTTTTTGTTAGATTTTATAATGATAGAGTTTTTAAGGCTGAAGTTGTAGGGGTTGATACAAAAACCGATATAGCCGTTTTGAAGGTAAAGCTGAATAATTTTAACAGAGATATAAAATCTCTAAAATTTGAATACATAGAGAATGTAAAGCCAGGGATGTTTGTGTTGGTTGCTGGTAGTCCTTATAATTTGGGACATACTTACACATTTGGAATTATATCAGCTATGAACAGAGAAGTAGGTATTTCATCCATAGAAAGCTTTATTCAAACAGATGCTTCTATTAACCCGGGTGATTCTGGTGGACCACTGCTAAATCTTGACGGAAGGGTTGTCGGAATGAGTATAGCCACAGTGCAAACTGGGCAAGGTATCGGTTTTGCTATTCCTGTAGATATACTACAAGACACTGTAAATCAATTAATAAAATACGGTAAGGTTAAAAGAGGTTGGATTGGTATAGTTGTAACAGATGTATCTGAAGAGATAAAAGAAAGAATGAATATAGACGGTGGTGCTTTGGTATTAAAAATCGAGAAAAATAGTCCTGCTTCTGGAACTGGTTTAGTAGTCGGCGATATTATAACAAAAATTAATGGTAATCCAATAAAAAATTCTAAAGAATTTAGGCTATTTTTAAACAAAGTAAAACCGGGAGATATGATAGAGCTTGAAATTATAAACTCAAAAGGAAAAAGAACTATAACAGTAATTCCGATAGAAAAAGATTAG